In Quercus robur chromosome 11, dhQueRobu3.1, whole genome shotgun sequence, the following proteins share a genomic window:
- the LOC126707564 gene encoding monosaccharide-sensing protein 2-like: MSGAVLVAVAAAVGNLLQGWDNATIAGAVLYIKREFKLESEPTVEGLIVAMSLIGATLITTFSGAIADWLGRRPLLIISSVLYFISGLVMLWSPNVYVLLFARLLDGFGIGLSVTLVPVYISETAPPEIRGLLNTLPQFSGSGGMFMSYCMVFGMSLMQSPSWRLMLGVLSVPSLVYFALTVFFLPESPRWLVSKGRMLEAKQVLQRLRGREDVSGEMALLVEGLGVGAETSIEEYIIGPDNEIMDDDQDLSGEKDQIKLYGPEEGLSWIARPVTRQSTVGLVSRHGSMASRSGLVDPLVTLFGSVHEKLPEAGSMRSMLFPHFGSMFSVGGGNQPRQEEWDEESLAREGEEYVSDAAAGDSDDNLHSPLISRQTTSLEKELGPPPHGSLSSMRHGSTTQEPVSSMGIGGGWQLAWKWSEREGKDGKKEGGFKRIYLHQESVPGSVRGSLVSIPGVDATPDGEVIQAAALVSQPALYSEDLMKQHTVGPAMVHPSEVAAKGPSWGDLFEPGVKHALAVGVGLQILQQFSGINGVLYYTPQILDQAGVGVLLSNLGLSSSSASLLISAITTLLMLPAIAVAMRLMDVSGRRTLLLTTIPILILSLVILVLGSLVDMGSVVNASISTVSVILYFCFFVMGFGPVPNILCAEIFPTRVRGLCIAICALTFWIGDIIVTYTLPVMLKSIGLAGVFGLYAIVCLISWVFVFIKVPETKGMPLEVISEFFSVGAKQTADTKKN, encoded by the exons atgaGTGGAGCTGTGCTTGtggctgttgctgctgctgttggAAACTTACTGCAGGGATGGGATAATGCTACTATCGCAG GGGCTGTTTTGTACATAAAGAGGGAATTCAAATTAGAGAGTGAACCCACTGTAGAAGGGCTAATCGTGGCCATGTCACTTATTGGAGCCACTTTGATTACAACATTTTCTGGAGCCATAGCAGACTGGCTAGGCCGCCGTCCTTTGCTGATAATCTCATCTgtcctttattttattagtgGTCTTGTAATGTTGTGGTCTCCCAATGTTTATGTGCTGTTGTTTGCTAGACTTTTAGATGGATTTGGAATTGGTTTGTCTGTTACTCTCGTTCCTGTTTATATATCTGAGACCGCACCGCCTGAAATAAGGGGATTACTGAATACTTTACCTCAGTTCTCTGGTTCTGGGGGAATGTTTATGTCATATTGCATGGTGTTTGGGATGTCATTGATGCAATCACCTAGCTGGAGGTTGATGTTGGGGGTTCTTTCTGTTCCTTCTCTTGTTTACTTTGCACTGACAGTATTCTTCTTGCCTGAGTCTCCACGGTGGCTTGTTAGTAAAGGGCGTATGCTTGAGGCCAAGCAGGTTTTGCAGAGGCTGCGTGGCAGAGAAGATGTCTCTG GTGAGATGGCTTTACTAGTAGAGGGTCTTGGAGTTGGGGCTGAAACATCTATCGAGGAGTACATTATTGGCCCAGACAATGAGATTatggatgatgaccaggatctCTCTGGTGAAAAAGATCAAATTAAGTTATATGGCCCTGAAGAGGGTCTCTCCTGGATTGCCAGACCTGTTACAAGACAGAGTACTGTTGGCCTTGTGTCTCGGCATGGAAGCATGGCAAGTCGTAGCGGTCTTGTAGATCCTCTTGTAACCCTCTTTGGCAGTGTCCATGAGAAGCTCCCTGAAGCAGGAAGCATGCGAAGCATGCTTTTTCCGCACTTTGGCAGCATGTTCAGCGTTGGAGGAGGAAATCAACCGAGACAGGAAGAGTGGGATGAAGAGAGTCTTGCCAGAGAGGGTGAGGAGTATGTATCTGATGCTGCTGCTGGTGATTCTGATGACAATTTGCATAGTCCATTGATCTCACGTCAGACGACAAGCCTAGAAAAGGAGTTGGGCCCACCTCCCCATGGCAGCCTTTCAAGCATGAGGCATGGCAGTACTACACAAGAACCAGTCAGTAGCATGGGGATTGGTGGTGGTTGGCAGCTGGCTTGGAAATGGTCTGAGAGAGAAGGCAAAGATGGCAAGAAAGAAGGAGGGtttaaaagaatttatttgCACCAGGAGAGTGTACCTGGATCTGTGCGTGGGTCTCTAGTTTCTATTCCTGGTGTTGATGCCACACCAGATGGTGAGGTTATCCAGGCTGCTGCTTTGGTAAGTCAACCTGCTCTTTATTCTGAAGATCTTATGAAGCAGCATACAGTTGGACCAGCTATGGTACACCCATCCGAAGTTGCTGCAAAAGGGCCAAGTTGGGGTGATCTTTTTGAACCAGGTGTGAAACATGCATTGGCTGTTGGGGTGGGACTTCAAATACTTCAGCAG TTCTCCGGCATAAATGGGGTTCTGTACTACACACCTCAAATTCTCGACCAGGCAGGTGTTGGAGTTCTTCTTTCAAACTTGGGCCTTAGTTCGTCTTCTGCATCTCTACTTATTAGTGCAATAACAACTTTGTTGATGCTTCCTGCTATAGCTGTTGCCATGAGGCTCATGGATGTCTCTGGCAGGAG GACTTTGTTGCTTACCACAATCCCTATCTTGATACTATCTCTTGTCATCCTAGTCCTTGGAAGTCTTGTGGATATGGGCAGTGTTGTGAATGCATCAATCTCAACCGTTAGTGTTATTCTCTACTTCTGCTTCTTTGTCATGGGGTTTGGGCCAGTCCCCAACATTCTCTGTGCAGAGATCTTCCCCACCCGAGTTCGTGGCCTCTGCATTGCCATATGTGCCCTCACATTTTGGATAGGTGACATCATTGTCACCTACACACTCCCAGTGATGCTCAAATCCATTGGCCTCGCCGGTGTTTTTGGTTTGTATGCGATTGTGTGCCTCATATCATGGGTGTTTGTTTTCATTAAAGTCCCTGAAACCAAGGGTATGCCACTTGAAGTGATTTCCGAGTTCTTCTCAGTTGGTGCTAAGCAGACTGCAGACACCAAGAAAAATTAA
- the LOC126706423 gene encoding mitochondrial phosphate carrier protein 1, mitochondrial-like encodes MRGGGGGGGQGVERRVCEEFSPGYYALCTFGGMLSAGTTHLAITPLDVLKVNMQVNPIKYNGISSGLSTLWREQGPSSLWRGWSGKFFGYGIQGGCKFGLYEYFKKLYSDVLIDNGNKSFIFFLSSASAQVFADVALSPFEAVKIRVQTQPSFAKGLVDGFPKLYATEGLAGFYKGLFPLWGRNIPFSMIMFSTFEHSVELIYHNIIQRRKEDCSRAQQLSVTCLAGYAAGAVGTVISNPADNIVASLYNKQSENVLQAVKKIGLVNLFTRSLPVRFLLVGPVVTSQWFFYDTIKVLSGLPTSGGLRRRVEEANVSA; translated from the exons atgagaggaggaggaggaggaggaggacaAGGGGTTGAAAGGAGGGTTTGTGAGGAATTTTCACCTGGGTATTATGCGCTTTGCACTTTTGGAGGAATGCTTAGTGCTGGGACTACTCATCTTGCTATCACACCTCTTGATGTCTTGAAAGTGAATATGCAG GTGAATCCAATCAAGTATAATGGCATTTCTTCAGGGCTGTCAACCCTTTGGAGAGAACAAGGACCTTCTTCACTTTGGAGAGGTTGGTCTGGCAAATTTTTTGGATATGGCATTCAAGGCGGCTGCAAATTTGGTCTCTATGAATACTTTAAGAAGCTTTACTCTGATGTGTTGATAGATAATGGTAACAAGAGTTTCATATTCTTTCTCAGCAGTGCATCTGCTCAAGTATTTGCTGATGTGGCTCTCAGTCCTTTCGAAGCTGTCAAAATTCGAGTTCAAACACAGCCTAGTTTTGCGAAGGGCTTGGTTGATGGGTTTCCGAAACTTTATGCAACTGAAGGGCTTGCGGG CTTTTACAAGGGACTCTTTCCACTCTGGGGTCGAAATATTCCAT TCTCTATGATAATGTTTTCAACATTTGAGCATTCAGTGGAATTGATATATCACAATATaattcaaagaagaaaagaagattgTTCAAGAGCCCAACAGCTTAGTGTTACCTGTTTAGCAGGCTATGCAGCTGGAGCTGTTGGTACTGTCATCTCGAACCCTGCTGACAACATTGTTGCCTCTCTTTACAACAAACAGTCTGAAAATGTGCTGCAG GCAGTGAAGAAAATTGGGCTTGTTAATCTATTTACCAGAAGTCTTCCTGTTCGATTTTTATTAGTTGGTCCTGTTGTTACTTCACAATGGTTCTTCTATGACACCATTAAAGTTCTAAGTGGACT GCCTACTAGTGGAGGGCTTCGCAGGCGTGTGGAAGAAGCTAATGTATCAGCTTAA